From Candidatus Neomarinimicrobiota bacterium, one genomic window encodes:
- a CDS encoding rod-binding protein produces MKITPDIAIEQQKQIEPCKNSSPDTDLSARDIQLMKKSNELEAVFLTQLIKSMEKTIPDGLGGGKNSLSTMMFSSVMGDAMTQGGGIGLSKMIFASLRSMDGAPDTQELGGEDYLQTFNVLQSISSLKDEQ; encoded by the coding sequence ATGAAGATTACCCCAGATATAGCAATTGAACAACAAAAACAGATCGAGCCTTGTAAGAATTCATCACCAGATACCGATCTTAGCGCCAGAGATATTCAGCTTATGAAAAAGAGCAATGAGTTAGAAGCTGTTTTTCTCACACAATTGATCAAGTCCATGGAGAAAACCATTCCAGACGGGTTAGGAGGTGGAAAAAACTCACTCTCCACCATGATGTTTAGCTCCGTCATGGGTGATGCTATGACGCAGGGGGGTGGCATCGGGCTCTCAAAAATGATCTTTGCTTCATTACGGAGTATGGATGGAGCACCAGATACACAAGAGCTTGGTGGTGAGGACTACCTGCAAACCTTCAATGTATTACAAAGTATTAGTTCCTTAAAGGATGAGCAATGA
- a CDS encoding flagellar protein FlgN, protein MNELLNNGDGAFKELIQCLEHEVKLYNQLGDLLKAKQSNIIKGDVESLQNNVHEEQRLIPKIRTATRARELRAATIAAVSKMSCKTPSLMELIDLTPSHYSQQLIEYREHLILRLDQIAHANRENEFLLNSSLELVRGLVQVLLGKAENENIHYGGHGQVYDDQTHNARVDCQV, encoded by the coding sequence ATGAATGAACTCCTGAATAATGGAGACGGAGCCTTCAAGGAACTGATCCAGTGTCTTGAACATGAAGTCAAATTGTACAATCAACTTGGTGATCTTTTGAAAGCCAAGCAATCCAATATTATCAAAGGGGATGTTGAATCCCTCCAAAACAATGTTCACGAAGAACAACGATTGATTCCAAAGATACGCACCGCAACCCGGGCAAGGGAACTACGGGCAGCTACGATTGCAGCAGTATCAAAAATGAGTTGTAAAACACCCTCGTTAATGGAATTGATCGATCTGACACCCTCTCATTATTCACAACAGTTGATCGAGTATCGGGAACACCTCATTCTCAGACTTGATCAAATTGCTCACGCAAATCGTGAGAATGAATTCCTCCTTAATTCCTCCCTTGAATTAGTGAGAGGGCTTGTTCAGGTCCTTTTAGGCAAAGCTGAGAATGAAAACATCCACTACGGTGGCCATGGGCAGGTATATGACGATCAA